From the Lathyrus oleraceus cultivar Zhongwan6 chromosome 3, CAAS_Psat_ZW6_1.0, whole genome shotgun sequence genome, the window taatataatcaaataattaagttaattaaaattagttaGCCAAATTATCCAATTAATCAATTTTAATAAGTGACTATGTTGAAATAAGAAAAAGAATTGAATTGGTCAATGTGTGCTCATAAACCGGTTTGGACATAGCGACAACGGAGTTAGAATGTCGTATGCAAAGATCGAAACACGGTGAAATATCATATTGATGTATTGTATCTTGGGTGGCATAACGACATCAAATTGTCGAATCCGCGGATAAAGAATCCGATTAAAAATGGAACAAAATAGAAACCAAAAACAAATTAATATTTACAACACAAATATTTATAACACTTAAAATCTACAAAAACCAAAACTAGTGATCGAAGCTAatcaaaaaaaaatccaaatcaTAGCTGAAAATAATGGCTAGTAATGATCATAATATATAATCCATTCCAAAACCTTATAATGTAGATACATGACAATGCACCTATTTCATTTCCACTAATTTCTATTAAGTATGACAAATATGTATGCAAATAAAAAGTCTAGGATACGTTTCCACAATTCCAAAACGCAAAACAAGCTTAAAGTTCAAACAACATCAGAATAAACTAAACAAACAATACTTAAAACATGATAACAACCAAAAGAAACTCCCTCAAAGCAGTACCCTTTCTTTAAACCCCCGAAAAAGTGATATATTACCGTCAGTTTTAGCAAGAACCTAGCACATCCAAAGCAAATTCCAGCATGATATATTTTCGTAAATCAACAAAATTGATAAAGTAATCTTAAAAGAAACAGTATTAAACTCAAATGGTTATCATTCATTGCTTACTTCAGAAAGAAAGTGTGATTTGGAATGCTATCAACAAGTCACGTAACCGACGCGAATCCAATATGCCATTGCCAAAGTTGTTAGTTGAAACGCGACCTCTAGTTGCGATGCCGCAGGTGTAGATCTTGAAGACAAAGGAGAAACAGAGCGGTGGTCGTTGGAGTACGGTTCACACGCTGAGCGATGGTGGCGCGGTGAGGAGGTGGTGCGCGACGCTGAGTGACGGTGGCGCGGTGAGGAGGTGGTGCGCGACGACAGATGGGTGGTTGCATGGAGATAAGAGTGTTGAGCGGTGATTTAGGGGTTGTTCGCCGGCGGAAAGGGTGGAAGACGATGAATAGGAGAAGTTCTTTGAgtttctttctcttttttctttttcttttttacGTTCAGAGACCAGAGGTGTTTTGAGTGGTATGTGGCctttttgttattatttttcTCTATCCTTCCCTCTTTTTGAATGGTGTTGTTGTTCTCTTTTCAAGACCGTTCCAGCAAGAAAACAAAAATCGTGGCCTCCCAGGACAATACCCTCTCTCTTAGTGACATTTGTCCCCTTCTTATCCAAAATGCCACTCTAGTATCAATAGAAACAAAAAAAATCTTACAGTTGTCTATGCATCGGAGGGTACTGATTTCTCTCATGTAAGGTACCAAAATGAGTGGTGTTTCCACTCACTATTTCAACCAATTCAAATATTAGTGGCCACATGGCACACGAAGACTGGAAGGAAGAAGATATTTTTAATTTCTCTTTATTTTTCCATcacaaattaaattaaatagaattaacttcaaaaactaattaaaaataaatgacaCAATTAAAATTCAAACAAAAGGCACAAATCATTCTAAATAATTTGTTAGATTATTCTGTCTAAAAAACGAAAATAAATGGATCAATAACGAATAAAAATTGGTCACAAAAATCGACCAATAAGCAAACATTTTCTACCCAtaactacgtaagccttgaattctctattgcacTCAGAAATACGTAGGAGCGGaatttgtaaatcttgtcaggctcATTAATAAAAAAGTTAGGTTTAGTTCCCTTCATTAAAAACCCAAAAACATTTTATTTTCCTCTTTCCCACTTAttaacttgagaagcctaacatttcaaactaacgctaatgcgcacaactaacctaacgattcccgttgagtacaacagacgtgaggggtgctaatatcttccccttgcgtaatcgactcctaaaccctgatattggttgcgacgaccataatcattgttGTTCTTttttgggttttatcgatattttccctttcctttttaggaataaataaagttcggtggcgactttgtttAGTCCATCATTGCGAGTGTGCGATTCCGTTTTGCTAGGTCGTGTTCTCTtatttttttcgaggtgcgacaacCTTCTTCTAAAATCATCCCCTTACGCTCCGACACATCATACACACAAACTCTATTCTGGAACTTTAGGATTCCATTCTCATAAACTCTAAAATCCTCATCTCCATTATGGTCAACTGATGACAAACGATCAACTAAGCCTACATCCAGCTTACGACTTTCTCTAATATCATGAGTAAAACCGCTAGTCAGCTTCAGCATACCTAACCTCACACTATTAGGAGTCACCTTACATCCTAAGCTCAGTTCTATGAATTTTTCAATTAAATCCAATCTCTAACCATTAATGCTGATATTTGCAACAACTTCTAACTCAAAACATCTGCTACAATATCGACTTTACCAGGATGGTAATCTAAACCAAAATCATATCCCTTCAAAAgttctaaccatctcctctgcctcatattGAGCTCATTCTAATCAATAggtatttcaaactcttgtgattGTTGGACACCTCAAACCTCGAACCATACAAATAGTTCCTCCACACTTTCAACACAAACACCATTATTGCCAACTCTGAATCATGGGTAGGAGAGTTCGCCTCATGATTCTTCAGCTATCGTGAAGCATAAGATACCACTTTTCCATCTTATATAAGTGCACAACCTAATCCCATTTTGGAACCATCACAATATAACATAAAAGGTTCCTTCGCATTTGGTAAAATTATAACTGGCATCATTGTCAAATTCTTCTTTAATTCTTGAAAACTTTCTTCACGCTGGACATCCCACACAAAAGCTTGACGCTTTCGAGTCAAATGAGTCAAAGGCAGAGCTACCTTTGAAAAAACTTCGATAAATCTTCTATAGTAACCGGCTAACCCCAGAATTTTTTTTATCTCTATAACTGATTATGAGTCTCCCATTGTAGCATTGCTTCTATCTTAGACATATCCACTTTTATCCCACCACTAGAAATTACATGACCATGAAAAGTTATTTCCTACAACCAGAACTTTCATTTGGATAACTTTGCATACAATTTCTTCTCTTTCAAAACTTGAAGCATAACTCGAAGGTGTTCAGCACGATCTTCATTAGACACACCGAACAATATCACCGAGTACTCATAATGATTGTATTGTGTCCTAAATGCAGTCTTTAGAAAATCTTCATCCTTCACTCGGATATGATGATAGCCTGATCTCAAGTCAATCTTACTAAACACACATTCCCCAACCAACTGACCCATAAGGTTATCAATCCTAGGAAGAGGATACTAATTCTTAATTATGACCTTAATCAATTGTCGATAGTCAACAAACAACCTCATGCTACATCTTTCTTCTTCACCAATAACACCGGTGTtccccacggtgacacactaggtctaacaaacttcttctcaagcagATCTTCTAATTATTTCTCCAGCTCATTCAACTCTGATGCATGTATTATATATGGAGCCATCGACACATGTCTAGTATCAGGTACTAAATCTATGGCGAACTCAACTTCACATACCGATGATAAGTCAAAAATATTTTCAGGGAAAACATTAGGAAATTCACACACCAATGGGATATCACTAGACACCACATTGTTCTCCACTCTCAAGCAAGTGAACATCACGAGCACCTGATCATTCTTTCTCAAAGACATCTCAACCTGAATGTCAAACATAAATCTTGAATCTTCTCTCTCCGCGGGTTCAAGAAACAACACAACCTCAACAACACCTCCACTCTCGCCCTCAGCGGCACGCTAAACCAACCCTCCACACCTGAAACATCTCGGAGAAGTAGAAGTTCCTCCCCCACTCATTTCAATCTCGATATGCTGGAAAGCGGTTAGAAAAATAAACGAGCACTGATAGTGTTTCACATACATGTTGCATACCAAGGAACATACCAAAGTCACAAAACCTGACCGGACATACCGACCTGCCCTGATACCAACTATTTAACACCAAATTTCCTAACtcataaaataatataataaattaGAGTATTTTTCATCAAAGGATGTCACACACTCTCAAAATAAAATACATGTCATCAAATTTAACATCTCACGGAGGAAATATAAAACATTAAACAACACCTTCACATGGTCTCATAAACAAAATTACTCAGTTAAAACATCAGTTTCGGAAAACATCTCAACAAACATCCAGATAAGAGAAACAATGTCTCATCCCATGTGTTACAATACAAGAGTGACACAAAGGGTAATAAACAAAATAGAAAAACAAAGAAGAAGGAGATGGCTGTCATTCTTCAACATAACAACATTACATTCTACTTGTATATGCAATATGGGCATAAAAGCCACACACAAACAAAAGAAAGGGGGTGAGAATAATCCTTACAAATTTTAGCGGTGAAAGAAAACAGCATGACAATTATAAAAATACATAAGTCATTCTCAcacaacaacaaaaacaatacAATTTATAAATTAAAATGTGAAATGCACCAACTTCTCCTCAAATATGTATGTGGTGCCGGATTTTGGACATCAGAGGTGTGTTACTGATTTATCTCTTTCTTTGATTCCTTTCTGAACTGCGTCCCTCTCTGGACATGAGACTGTCATGGTTCCTCTCTAAACTGGATCTCACTGGACCGAAGTCCTACCTAACTCCAATATATATGtatgcatgattatgatagaaaataataataaaactcAAACAATTACCAAAATGATTTTGAAAGTTTCATACTCAAACAGGTTCCTCTCTTGAACCATAAGTTCGACAATTATCAGGTCTCACTATAATTCCTCTGAATTActcaaataaaaaatattaatataattaattttaataattatattataACTCAAAAATCATCAACAACTAAGTAAAGTTGTGTTATTACTCATCAACTCGAAAATCAACCAACAAATCTCAAAACATCTCAACAGAgtatattatcattttattaTATACTCATAACTCATCAAAGGTTATAACAATTCATATATAACTCAACAGAGTTTTCAAAGAACTCTAAACAACTTTACAACAATTCCTAAATCTCAAAAAGACCCTAGAGTACTAAAAAATACTTTAAAGTGCTAAAAAAATGCTCTATTAACATCCGTTCACATGTGATAACTATACTGAACTCTAAGATGCTGGCAACTTGACTCAAAATTACTCAAAAATAAAACAAAGGTAACAAATGTCACTGACACTAAAATTGCTCATAAATTACCGAACTAGCCCCCAAACTCAAAAACTGACAAAATCGTTGCCAATATTATTGTATGTAAAGTTTGATGTCCGTATCGTCCGTCATGTACAACCAATATAGTTTGTACACAGTTTGTACGTCCCGTATAGTCCACCTTTACAGTCCGTACATTCTGTCACCCAGCCGTCACCCAACACGATTTTGATTTTCTGATATTTGATAAGAATTCCAATTCTACGATATTTCTGACATTTTATGAAATTTGAGAAAAGAGACCAAAAGGTTGCATAGAAACTGGTTGATACACACAAATAATACAATTCCCAATTTCATCTAAAAAATATCACAAACAATCATACGAGTCTTAATTTCATCGCAAAATATCACAAATTAACAGTGCCCCACAAAAATATCCCAAAATGGCATATCATAACATTCACATATTCATACAAAAAATTTATTACAGTAACAGAATACAACAACATATCAATCGGTAACCTCAAGGGTATAGGTCAAACCCCTTTGGTTAGCAACAAGGCCATAAACCATGAACACTAGAAGGCAAAGATAAATATCACAAACAAAAAGTTGCATAGAAACTCGTTGATACACACAAATAATACAATTCCCAATTTCATCTAAAAAATATCACAAACAATCAAACAATCATACGAGTCTTAATTTCATCGCAAAATATCACAAATTAACAGTGCCCCACAAAAATATCCCAAAATGGCATATCATAACATTCACATATTCATACAAAATTTTTATTACAGTAACAGAATACAACAACATATCAATCGGTAACCTCAAGGGTATAGGTCAAACCCCTTTGGTTAGCAACAAGGCCATAAACCATGAACACTAGAAGGCAAAGATAAATATCACAAACAAAAAGTTGCATAGAAACTCGTTGATACACACAAATAATACAATTCCCAATTTCATCTAAAATATATCACAAACAATCATAGGAGTCTTAATTTCATCGCAAAATATCACAAATTAATAGTGCCCCACAAAAATATCCCAAAATGACATATCATAACATTCACATATTCATACAAATTTTTATTACAGTAACAGAATACAACAACATATCAATTGGTAACCTCAAGGGTGTAGGTCAAACCCCTTTGGTTAGCAACAAGGCCACAAACCATGAACACTAGAAGACAAAGATAAAAGGGTAAGGACCCCTCACTATCCTGACTACTTAAAGTCACCCATGAGTAAAGAAATTTCCATCCCCCTTACCTCTAAGTTTGAGGATTGATGTAATTCTTCCCTTTTTCTCACGATGTCTCCAAAGTTGCTCTCTTCCCACTTCATATTCACCTCTTTTCCCAAATTCTATTTTTTTACGTAAAAACTCTCGAGCCCTCACATTTAGTATATATATTTAGTATATATATTTAGTATATATGTAACCTAAAAGTTTCAAATTGTTTCCACCCACTAGACATCtgattttaattaaaataagttttttatttttttaataaagttCCACTGAATAATTCTTTAACAAAAATTTAGTTTATATAATAACTataaaataatcattttttttattaaatcTGATAATTTCTCCAATTATCtctaaataataaaaatatctaattatttctaaattaaataattctattttatttatCCGCTCTCAGTAATCTAAATTCTCATTATTTATTAAATTACTAAAATACCCTTAAATATCATAAAACACATGAAATAATAAGTAATAACAACAATTCGAACAAGACatatatatttattaaattaaatctaataatttaaataaattaataaacaAAAGTCGGGGTGTTACATCATGAGTTCTTCTTCACATGGCCTCTTGGACAATGTAATTTCCTCGTCGAGAATCATTGTGGAGGATTTCTTCGAGCCGCATCAAGATTTCCTCTATTTCTTGCGAATTCTATGGTCGAACGATGTTGTACATGTTACTCAGTAGCTTGTTAGCTTCTTGTGATCCAAGGTTTTCTCGTAGTAACGGGAAACCAGGCAAGACTTCAGGTTTCATAACTAGAGGTGTAAGTTGAGGTCCAATTCACATCGTTTTGTTGATGAGGTGGAGGTGATTAATTGATCATTTCCTGAGTGACAAGAGCAACTGCATCTTCTCGAGCAGCAGCAAAATGAGTAGGAACTAGAGATCGAGAAATTCGAGGAATGAATTCTCAAATGATACTCGATTGGATCAAATGCGGCGGATCTTCGTGTTCGATTATGAATGCTCTTGATTTGGTGATTTGAGGAGGTTACCAACTGACGAATTGGAGAGAGAACATGGGATTGTGGAGAACACAAAAATAAGAAGTCAATTTCCATAAACTCTATCATTGTTCTATTCTAGAACCAGAAATGAAGTTAGGATCAGAAGTGATGATGGATCTGAACTTTTAACGCATCACTGAGGGGAATGACCTGCAAGGTTAGCACTCCAACGCTCAAGTCATTATGTGAGGAAGAAGAGTGAATTGAACTTGTGTTTGAAACTTGTTATCTAAATTTGGCGTCTTCTGTATAATAGAGAGGGAATAACATATTCATTATTTGCTAGGAGTAAATTGTGGAGAATCGTTGGATGTGAACGCATTTTAAATATTTTGTGATCATCAAGTAGAGAGTTCTCGTGTGATGAGAAGATTTTGGAAGGATTGTAATTCCATTATGATGGTCAGCCCAGAACACACGtacacacactcacacacattGTATTTACCCCATACATTGTTTTTAGGGTATTTGCAACGTTAATTATTTTAGAAATTCGACAAGGGTTAACCCTCGAAACTTTTGTGTACTCAAATTTTTGCCAATGGTTTTATCCTTGACAAATATTGTCATACTCAGAACCTTGTAAGAGGCTATCTGGTTACTGACGTTGATTCATTTTGCCAATGGTTTTGCAATGTTGATTGGTCTTTTCTTGTAGTGACCATTAACATTGCCTTTATATTTGTAGAAGTTCTTCATATAAAAGTTCTTCATCTAATATGATCTCGAAACGTTTATTGTAGCTTTATGAAATATCTTAAGGAATAAAGGAGTTCATTCAACATACTCTCAATTTTCCAGTGTAGGAACTCCTTTTTCCTTATTGGACTTGAAAGGGTAAATTTATGTGTTTACATATTAATACACAAATTCAATAACATTGCTCCAACCCAAGATGTAGAGATGAAGAAGTCAATGAAATAAATGCCTATTCAGCATAACATAATTCAAATGCTAAAAAACTACATGAAGAAAACAAACAAAGCATATGCTAAGATAATACACCAAACGAAAGGGAAAAAAATCCATGGAAGCATTATCTTACCATCTTCCATCTTCAAGAATCCTTGGTCAAGAACAATACAATATTAGTATATTCCAATGTCTCAAACTCAATGAGCTGTGTAAGCAACTTTGCAAATCTTGAGAACAATACATCCATGATATTTTCACCAAATGCAGCTATTAAAAGAGGTTCAAATACAGCTCGATGATACTTAGATATGAACTCTCCTCTCATTTTTCTATCAACAACATAATTAACATTATCTTTCTGAAGGTTTGCATCCCATTCCATTTTAAAAGTCTTTATAATTTGAAGGGTAAAAGATCCTTCTCTCTCAATTACTTGCCTTACTTCCTCTTCAGTCGGATGGTATGTAGGAAAGTTAAACATGTCCAATTTATTCTCTTCAACCAAACCCTacaaaatatgaaaaatatttaaacaatatttttttagtatttaatataTGTAAGTACGGCAAAGAGGAGAGCAATCCCACTTCCCTCCACTCGTTCATGACAATAAAAATACTCTCGTTTGTCTTTATTCTTAACCTCAAGGAGTTCTTTGTAATTAattttgttgaattgtaattttTTGTGTCAAAATAGATTATTCGATAAAGACAAGAAAATGTCAAAGAGTTTAGGTTGAAATATCtatttttataatatttgttGAATTAGATTAGTTGGAGTGTTACTTAGAAAACAAACAAACTCAATAGAGAGTAACCTCTTCTTAACTACAACATACAAGGTTGGTCATGTGCAAGAGCAACAACCTCTATAACACAGGGTCCCAAATAATGGAGGATCTCAAATTTTAAAATATGCAATTTTTTTCATTAATATTAATagatataaaaaaatattataataaaaattcaataaaacaaaaacatattatgaaaaaaatttaatacataaaaaaaatgagagaataaaaaattagaataattaaaaataaatttatttaaaattaatatataattatatttttatatatcattttaaattattttaattgtattttttttaaaaaattgtacCTATTTTATAAATTAGAAGGGAGCCTCAGGGTTGGTTGGATCATAACCAGAAGTACAGTTGAATAAAAAATCTAACTTTAAAAGTATAGAGTAATACTGCATAATCAATTAATTCCCgttttttatttataattttcATCTTTTCTATTCTTCTTTTAATTATTGATGGTCTGTCCACTGAAATTCTCCAtaaatttttggtgaaattccaATCAATTTGGGATTAACAATAAGTTTTTTTTATTTGAAAGTGTTTAATATAAATATAGATTATGAAACTCATATTTACCTCTTGGACCATCTCATTCAGTACCATGCCAAGTACTCCTTGAACAGAAATAATTTTGTCATGTGATTCTGTGCCAATGAATGTTAATGCCATCGTACCGTCCAATGCCAATTCTTTGAAGCGTAACTTTAGAAAATACTGAAAATCTCTTTCAAACTGCTTAAAATATGCTTCATAAACTGATGGAGGGCTTGTTTTTGATAAGTAAATATTTCCTTTGTTGAGTGGTTCTCCATTCTTCACCAAAATTTTCGGTGCCTAACACcccccaaaaaaaaaaaaaattatatatatatatatatatatatatatatatatatatatatatatatatatatatatatatatatatatatatatatatatatatatatatatatatatatatatatatatatatgacataaacataaatataATACAAACTTTTCTAACCTGAGATAGCCAATGGAGACAATATGAGGAATGAaaaaagtcaatataattatttGGGAATAGCCTTCCATAAAAATTTCCTGGTGTTACATTTATGAAGCATTCTGcatcattcttttctttttctagTTGGTAGAAATCAGGGAGTAGTTTGAAGATTGTACTGAAATCATTTTCGAATAAATCATTAAGATAAATTTGAAATATTGATTTCCCATTATTTAGTTTCGTGTTGATTTTATGGATGATGTTCATGATATTAGAGATGCACAAAAGTGTGTTTGGTCCTGAAGAACAACCTAAATCAGCTATTTTCCAACAACCTTTTACACTTTTGTTGGACATCATCGATACCATATTTTCTTCAAGTAGTGTTTTGACTTCCATTATCACTTTTCTCTGCACAAAATGAATTAATTTGAGGTGAATATCACATATCTACTCAAATTATTTAGGTTGAGGTAGAAGAGAGGATGATTAATACCTGAAGTGATGAGTTATTTGCATAGCTTGTTTCTCCTACACCACCCTTCATGTGAAGGACATGTTCCATTGCCATTATTAAGATTCAGAAGTTGGATTCACGTAGGTGCTAGACAAGATCCAATAGCATTATAATGTGAGAGTAAGGCCACAGTTAATTAGCATTTATAACAAAAGTAGCTGAATTTTGAGGATGCGTGAGAAAGTAGTTTTTAGTACCACTGAGTTAGGTCAAATTTGCTTTGTTACATTATATTGACCAAAGTTATATAGACTCTTATTTGTTGTTTGGTTAGATGTTAACAAAATCTCCGATGAATAATACTATCTATCATCTTATTTCTATTCGGGGAATCCGGTTTGAAAATCTTCTCTCATAAATTCCTTTCACCAAGTCATCGCTATCAATCAACTCTTATCCCTTGGTGTCAAAGGAGGAGTTCCTTTTTTCTCTTATCCCAAAGTTTGTTTCTCATTGGAGAAATGCTCTCCCTCAGCAAGGTTTTACACATAGGATCAACTCCTTTCTTTATCTCGTTTGCTATTAGTCTGTCTAGTGCCTTTCTTTCGGTTAGGGTCCATCCCGGGATTTAGACCGCTTGGATTCTATTTAAATTCATGGAGTAATCAATGTATTTGACCTATTATGCAATGCAAATACATTGAAtattcaataaatttaaaaaatattttttcttgTTAAATATAGGACCACGGAGAGTGTATTTGATTAATAAAAAGATATAATAAGATTTAATTGATATAGTAGAAGATACATTTTTATTGAACAATTTTTAACCGTAATTTAGTGATATAATTTTTGTaatcttaatttgattataattattgttattatttaacTTAGTACGAGTTATCTTGTCTATGTTTAACTCGGGCGCACGCTACTCTATCTGCTTGAATAGCGCTTCAGCATCTATTTTTCATATTTGTTTTTTTAGTTCAATAAGAAGTCTGATTAATAGTTTGTTTTTGAGAAAAGCTTTTAAATCTGAATTAGTTTGGTAAAAATTATGTTAAATTTTAAATTTGCTTGGAAAATATTTATTTAGATTTGATTTATTAAATGATTCAAATTTGTTTTTAATAAAGAAAATTGGACTCGCAGGTTTTGGACTCAGTTGGTTATTGATAAAACCCTACTGAACTTTTCAGCTGAATTGTGGTTGCCTTTCTAAGGATATGATTCTCTTTGCTTGAAGACATACCTTTCGGAGATTTTAGCATGCCATATTTTGTTTTAGTAAGTCTTTGTATTTTCGTTGTAATACTTTATTCGTATggatttttcttattttataagGATAGAGTATTTGGTCTTTAATTGTGATTTGAATCACACCACATAAAATTATTTTATTGCATACACTTTGGAAAGTGTTTAAGCTAAAGTGAGGAGGCTTAGGTTCAGGGGGAGTCTGGGTCAAAATATGAGTAATATTATGAAAAAG encodes:
- the LOC127129139 gene encoding probable caffeine synthase MTL2, whose protein sequence is MAMEHVLHMKGGVGETSYANNSSLQRKVIMEVKTLLEENMVSMMSNKSVKGCWKIADLGCSSGPNTLLCISNIMNIIHKINTKLNNGKSIFQIYLNDLFENDFSTIFKLLPDFYQLEKEKNDAECFINVTPGNFYGRLFPNNYIDFFHSSYCLHWLSQAPKILVKNGEPLNKGNIYLSKTSPPSVYEAYFKQFERDFQYFLKLRFKELALDGTMALTFIGTESHDKIISVQGVLGMVLNEMVQEGLVEENKLDMFNFPTYHPTEEEVRQVIEREGSFTLQIIKTFKMEWDANLQKDNVNYVVDRKMRGEFISKYHRAVFEPLLIAAFGENIMDVLFSRFAKLLTQLIEFETLEYTNIVLFLTKDS